Proteins from a genomic interval of Lysobacter stagni:
- a CDS encoding 23S rRNA (adenine(2030)-N(6))-methyltransferase RlmJ yields MNYRHAFHAGNHADVLKHITVLALCDALTAKPAAAFALDTHAGRGLYALDSNSAQRTGEAEGGIGRLIAEAPKHPAIARYLSAVRACRQEHGSASYPGSPWLLAHALREQDRIATCELQPEEANQLSTVFVRDPRVAVHERDGYAAMKALLPPRLGETRYNRGLVLIDPPYEAQLEEFDTALAALRDALARWPQGSYALWYPIKLRRSLQQFYRRAATLPAKSSLLVELQVRPDDSPLRMNGSGMLLLNPPWQIDQTMAGVVPLLAKALAEEAGAEGRVDWLVRPA; encoded by the coding sequence ATGAATTACCGCCACGCCTTCCACGCCGGCAACCACGCCGATGTCCTCAAGCACATCACCGTGCTGGCCCTGTGCGATGCCCTGACCGCCAAGCCGGCGGCAGCGTTCGCGCTGGACACGCACGCCGGACGGGGCCTGTACGCACTGGACAGCAATTCCGCCCAGCGCACGGGCGAGGCGGAGGGCGGCATCGGCCGGTTGATCGCCGAGGCGCCCAAGCACCCGGCCATCGCGCGCTACCTGTCGGCCGTGCGCGCCTGCCGGCAGGAGCATGGCTCGGCCAGCTACCCCGGTTCGCCGTGGCTGCTCGCGCACGCGTTGCGCGAGCAGGACCGCATCGCCACCTGCGAGCTGCAGCCGGAGGAAGCGAACCAGCTGAGCACCGTGTTCGTGCGCGACCCGCGAGTGGCGGTGCACGAGCGCGATGGCTATGCCGCGATGAAGGCCCTGCTGCCGCCGCGCCTGGGCGAGACCCGCTACAACCGCGGCCTGGTCCTGATCGACCCGCCGTACGAAGCGCAGCTGGAGGAATTCGACACCGCCCTGGCAGCGTTGCGCGATGCGCTCGCACGCTGGCCGCAGGGATCCTACGCGCTGTGGTACCCGATCAAGCTGCGCCGTTCGCTGCAGCAGTTCTACCGTCGCGCGGCGACACTGCCGGCCAAGTCCTCGCTGCTGGTCGAACTGCAGGTGCGACCGGACGATTCGCCGCTGCGCATGAACGGCAGCGGCATGCTCCTGCTGAACCCGCCGTGGCAGATCGACCAGACCATGGCCGGCGTCGTGCCGCTGCTGGCGAAGGCGTTGGCCGAGGAAGCCGGTGCGGAAGGCCGCGTGGACTGGCTGGTGCGGCCGGCGTAA